GCCGTGTGCCTGTGGGCTCCCTTCACCTTCGTGGCCGACTCCCGTGACTGGGTGCGCGCCGGTTCCGCCACCGACATGGACTCCATCACGGTTTCCTCCCTCGTGGGCGACAAAAAGTGGTGCGATGAAAACCCCGAACTGGTGGCCAAGTTCCTGCGCGTGTACATGCGTGCTTCCGACATGCTGCGCAAAGAGGGTACAAGCCCCCGCATCATCAAGGAATACCGCCAGTACATGAATGAGTTCGCCGGTATCCGCATGACCGACGAAGAAGCCAAAAAGGATATCGAGATCCACCCCCGCTGGACCTATGAAGAAACGCTTGCCCTGCTGGACAGCTCCAAGGGAGAGTCCCAGGCTGACAAGTGGCAGAACGAGGTGGCCGAATTCTTTGGAAGCATCAAGCGTTTCTCGCCTGCCGAAATCCAGAAGTTCAAGGACGCCAAGATCAATACCGACAAGTTCCTTAAGCTGGTGCAGCCCACTGCCGCTCCTGCGAAATAGGGCCACAAGTGGCATGTTTTTCGACGCCTGTGAGTTGAAGTGACAGCAGTGCCGCTGTTGAGCCAAAGGGGGATATCCTGAAAGGATATCCCCCTTTTTTCGCAAGCTTCAGGTAAAAAGCCCGTCGCGGGCATAACTGCGCCTGGCGCATAAAAAAGCATGGCCGCCCGCGCCCACGCCAAGTCCTGTGCAGCGGGCCTGTGCAGCGGGCCTGTGGTCCTGTGCAACGGCCCGACACCGCCACCCGAAGCAGCGCACCAGGCTTGGCAGAAACATTCCGGCCTCGCCGCACTGTTCTCGCTCTGTCCTCGCCGGGCAAGGCGTTAGCATATTCCGGCAGGGCCGCCACGTTGCCACAGGGTCATCACTGGCGGTGTGCGGAGCACACGAAAAACGCGGCACACTTGCCTGCGGCGATCCTTTTCAGCGCATTAGCCCTCTCGTGGGCTGGCCAGAGCAACAGATGCGGAATTGGACAGCATCATATCGTATTCACAGATGCGTTTTACAGTATTGTAAATCGAGATCAGTTTTACACCAGCATCATAATGAAATTGCGGCATGGATCCACTCCATGCCGCAATTTTTCCTACTGCCTACAATGCATATTTGCTGTTGGCATCGCGCATTTTATGCACCGCTTCTGCCAGGGCGTCCACATTGAGCACCATTTCCATCATGCTGATCTGCTCTTCCCACTTGGCGGGATCGGCTTCCTGCTTCAGTTCGGGCTCCAGAACATGGTACACGCAGAGTCCCAACGGGACTCCAGCCAAGGATCCGGCGTAGGTGGGGTCGCCCAGGGT
Above is a genomic segment from Desulfovibrio sp. containing:
- the grdA gene encoding glycine/sarcosine/betaine reductase complex selenoprotein A; this encodes RVKDAAEKFGGENVVVILGSSDPEGAEIYAETVTLGDPTYAGSLAGVPLGLCVYHVLEPELKQEADPAKWEEQISMMEMVLNVDALAEAVHKMRDANSKYAL